Genomic DNA from Corynebacterium diphtheriae:
ATATAACACTATCGAAAACGTCCACAACATTGCCGTGCTTGACGACGGTACTTTGGTGCTCGCATCCGCATCTGGAGCAGGCCTCCAACTTGTTAAAAGCCAAACAGACTAATGCCCCACACACCTTTAAAATAGCGAAAGGCCTATCCACCATGTCGGATTTTTCATCTCATCCTTTGCGAACTAAAGCATACGCACTTGCGCTAAAAGGGATGTTTACGATGTCCCCTGAGCGTATTCACCACATCATCACTCGTGGCATGCAATTAGTACAAGCGATTTCACCTCTACGACGCGCAGTGGGGTCAATTCTTCCCGTCAACGATCCCATTCTGAGACAAGAGGTGTTTGGTGTAACTTTCCCGCAGCCGCTTGGGTTGGCTGCAGGATTTGATAAGAATGGTGAAGCTCCAGATGTGTGGGCGGCATTCGGCTTTGGCTATGCAGAATTGGGAACAGTGACGGCATCACCTCAACCTGGTAACCCCACTCCCCGACTATTCCGTCTACCTGCAGATAAAGCGATTTTAAATCGTATGGGATTCAATAATTTGGGAGCCGCCGAAGTAGCTAAAAATCTTAAACGCCGTAAGTCTGATGCGGTTATCGGCATTAATATCGGCAAGACAAAGGTAGTTGCCTCGAAAGATGCTGTGAATGATTATCGACGATCAGCACTGCTTCTCGGTAACCTCGCAGACTATCTCGTGATTAATGTTTCTTCCCCAAATACTCCGGGGCTTCGAGATCTTCAAGCAGTAGAATCACTGCGCCCGATAATTGCAGCAGTTCAAGAATCAACATCTGTGCCAGTGCTAGTGAAAATAGCGCCAGATTTGTCTGATGATGACATAGACGCAGTAGCGGACCTTGCTGTCGAAATGGGAATTGCCGGCATCGTAGCGACTAATACGACCATTTCCCGCAATGGACTGCGCACTCCACATCAAGATGTTGCAGACATGGGAGCTGGCGGCATCTCGGGAGCTCCGGTAGCCCAGCGATCTCTGGAAGTTCTAGAACGCCTGTATGCGCGCGTAGGCACGGAAATGGTGCTCATTGGAGTGGGAGGCATTTCAACGCCACAGCAAGCATGGGAGCGTATCGCCGCAGGAGCAACCCTTTTGCAGGGGTACACAGGAATGATCTACGGTGGACCAGATTGGATCAGGGATATTCATTTAGGAATTGCAGCGCAATTGCGAGCCCACGACCTCAGCAGCATTGATCAAGCCGTTGGCTCGAAACTTCCTTGGACACTTCAATAAAGTGTTGTTTTTTTAATCGCGGCTGAGACTAGGTAGCGTCCTAGACTCTGCCGCTATTTCTAACTTCGAACAGTTAGCATGCGAGCTAACAAGCTAGCTATGAAACATACGGCTGCATAACAAGGCAAGAGATAAGCCGACCAGATAATTATTGGAGACTCAGGCGTAAATCACCCTAAAAAGATCAGCGACAAAGCAACTATTAATCCAGTCAGTTGAAGAACTGAGCCACGTGAGGCTTTGTTCACTGTTGCAAATGCCCCTACTAAGGCAGCTGCAATCAATATGAGGGTAAAACGTGCTGTGACATGAAACCCCTCTGCCCACCTGTCCTTTAGGACATGAATAAACGTAAATATGGCGAGTGCGACTGCCACGGCTAGAAATGCGGCTCCTACACGTAAGCCGAGAGGAACGGGGCTAGGAGTTCTCATACCATCCCCAACGAATCGCACGGCCCAAACTGTGGAAGTAAAGATTGAACCCCAACACTGCGGGTGAAGAATCTGGATCTACGTCTAAAGATTCAACGTCAACCGCATGCACTGCAAATAAATAACGATGCGGGCCATGGCCAGCAGGCGGATTAGGGCCGTAATAACCTCGTTTTCCAGAATCTCCTCGAAGACTTATCGCGCCGAGCTGGTCGAGCGAGCCATCGTTTGCTGCACCTTGTGCAATTGATACTTGGGAAACTGGAATGTTAAAAACCGCCCAGTGCCAAAAACCTGAAGCAGTGGGAGCATCAGGGTCAAAGCAAGTGATAGCAATAGATTTTGTCCCCTCAGGTAATGTGCTCCACTCAAGATGTGGAGAAACATCATTTCCTCCCAAGTGAATCGAATTAAATTTTTCGCCATCAGAAAAGTCTTCCGAGTGCAATGAGAATGTTGGAAGTTCGTTAAGGGGTGCATATGGGTCAGCACCTGGGAATCGATCATGATTATTGGAATAGGTCATACTCGCCTTTATACACATATAAAAAGCAAACGTCTGGGATTTTTCAGCAGCAGCTTTATCGGGAAGACTACTAATGCAGTATTAATCAATCTTAAGCCCCCAAAAACACTACTTGACCTTACGATTTGTATTCGCAAAGAGATCGCCATATAGTTATGCGAGTCAACAGCAAACAGCTGAAAGACACACCCAGCCCGAGTGGCGGAATGGCAGACGCGCTAGCTTGAGGTGCTAGTGTCCTACTAACGGACGTGGGGGTTCAAGTCCCCCCTCGGGCACAATATTAGAGATCTCCGACCAATGGTCGGAGATCTCTTTTTTATGTACTATTTGTTGAAATAGCGGGTTAAGGGTCAAAAGGGGATGCGGACGTTTTGTTAGACACTTTCAACCTCACGCTACCGCAGCCATGCGATAACGCGCGATACTCATACCATTGAGACTAACTTTAATGCGATGATTGTTATAAAACTCGATATAAGCAGCAATGGCATCGTCAAGCTCTTGGATTGTCTGCCACCTCTTGCCGTAATACATCTCATTTTTCATCCGCCCGAAAAACCCCTCGCATGCCGCATTGTCAGGACTACACCCCTTTTTTTTCGACATCGAACGAACGATGCCATATTTCGCAGTCAGACTATGCCAACTCCGACCACGGTAATGCACACCACGATCTGAATGAATCACTAATGAACCATCCGGTGGAAGACCCTCAGCATCAATAGCGGCCTGCAGCGTAGATTCTGCTAACTCCATAGTGGGATTCACACTCGTCTTAGCAGCAACGACTTTGCCATCGAAACAATCAATAATCACAGACAAATACACCCGCCCCTCATTCGCAGCGAAAACACTAATATCAGTCAGCCACAACGTATTCGCAGCAGTGGCATGAAAACAACGGTTGACCAGGTTCGGCGGAGCCGGAGAAATTTCTCCTTGATAACTGGAATATTTCACCTTCCGCTTCGGAAACCGCACCGTAATTGCTTCTTCGCGCATGAGCCTGCGAACTACTTTTTCACTGATAGTTATGCCTAAATGTCGTAATTGCCACCAGATACGGCGATAACCATAGGTATTATGTGAATCAGAACTGATGCGGTGCACCATGCTGCGAATAGCTGCGTGCTTATCAGGCATGCGTCGTTTTTTCAGGTGGTAATAGAAACTGGATGCAGCAAGACCACTAGCAGCGAGCAGCATTGCTAATGGAAACGTGCTACGCAAAGCGTCAACCACGTCGGTTTTGTGCTTATTACTCAGCTGACCGGGGATGACGCTTACGTCTTTTTTTATAATTTCCAGCTCCTTTTCCAACACGGCTTTTTCTACCAGCAGCGTGGCCATCTGCTGTTTTAACTGTGTTGGATTATCCGGCAATGATTTTTCTAGTGCTGCTTTAGTAGGGATGCGGCCATGGCCTGCGCGTTCTTTTTTCGACATCAAGCCCCATTGTCCTTCCTCACGGTAGCGTTGCGCCCAAGCATAGACGCTGGCGTGAGTGTGCAGGCAGCATTCCTGGGCAATATCAGCTGGTCGCCAACCATTGTGGAAAAGTTCTACTGCGCGAAGTTTGACTTCGTATGGGTAGTGGGTCAGGGTTTTGGCTTGTTTACGTGGTTGTGGTGGGGTTTTGGGCTCGCGTAGCCATTTATACAGGGTCCATCTGCCTGGGTAGCCGAGTTCGCGGACTGTTTTAGTCACTGATTGTGTGCGTTTGTAGACCCGCAGTGCTGTGCGCTTCTGCGTGTTGGTGTAGGAACGGTTCATAATGGAATCCTCCAAGATTCCGTCCGCATCCCCTTATGACCCTTAACCCACGAAGTATGAGTGCGATGTATAAAAGCTCAAAACAAATCGTCGTAAAGCAGCTAAAGCTCTGCGTAAAGCCCCCGACCACGCAATACTTAGTGCTACAGTTACTGCCAACGAACAACGAATTGATGATGAAACGTCAGGTCTTTTCATTATGTCGCGTGGGCAGCAGCTACGCGCTTTGGAAACCGGCTCTGTGGCCACTTCATTATCAACTCTGCCCCACCTGTGCCGCAGATAATAGGAAACGTCGAGAAGCATCCGTTGATCTTCAGGGACGACGAGCCTTACTAACAGGCGGGCGCGCCAAAATAGGAATGTATATTGCGCTTAAACTACTAAGAGATGGTGCGAATCTCTCACCATTACTACAAGGTTTCCCAGGGACGCAGTTCGGCGTGTTAGCGCGGTAAGTGATTCTGCTGACTGGATTCACCGACTCCACGTTATCGGAATCGATCTTCCAAATCCTCAGTGAACAGCCACTAGATGTCCTCATTAATAATGCGGCGCAAACTGTTCGCCGTAGTCCCAGCGCATACTCAGCGTTAGTTCGTGAAGAATCTCACCGCTTACAAGGCATCGAAAAAGAAGTACCGATCACTGCTTTAGGCACTACAATGGAAGCACATCCACATGCCCTCATGTGTGGAGCAACCCCCACAACGCATTCTCAAAGTTTGATTGTGAATGCGCTCCATGTGGCATGGTCCTACATTAGGAATCGATGCAGGTGGGCTTATCCCCGATGTAACCGACCATAATTCATGGGTCGCTACTGTTGGATCCGTAAATCCGTTAGAAATGCTAGAAGTTCAGCTGTGCAACGCGACAGCACCATTTATCCTTTTTAATAGGTTACGACCTGCTCTTGAAGTCTCACCGGCACGGCGAAAATATGTTGCGAATGTATCTGCGATGGAAGGCGTATTTTCTAGGGGATACAAAGGCCCTTGGACATCCACACACCAATATTGCCAAAGCTGCGCTAAATATGCTGACAAGAACAACAGCCACTGAAATGTTTGATCACGGTGTCTTAGTGACATCAGTAGGCACCGGTTGGATCACAGATGAGCGTCCACACACGACGAAGCAACGACTGGCTACGGAAGGCTTCTGCGCGCCTCTTGACTTAGCTGACGGTGCGGCACGAGTCTACGAACCTATTGTCCAAGGCGAAAATGGGGTAGATCTATAAGGATGCTTTCTGAAAGACTTCAAACCTCATCCTTGGTAGCAACCGGATTGTCGTAGTCTTGTATTCCCCCACTGCGACCAAGAACCATCGTAAAGCATTCTGTGTCGTCCGATAAGGGACGCAGCGAAAAGGACGACACAGGCTGTGACTCCGGAGCCAGAGTAAGCAATGAATGGCCTATTCGCACAACCTAGATGCTGATCAAAAATGCTAAGAAATTGATCGGACGACACTATTTGACCATTTGCTTGCAAAGTTGTAACCGGTATGTTGATTGCTCCAAGGATATGGCCTCGGTTTAGCCCTTTGCGAGGCTTTTCCACCTCACCGTGATACCGCTCAGTGCTACGTGCATCAACAATTGGAATTTCAAGTTGGCTCCCGCTTGCCTGCAACCACTGCATACTGGCGCTGTTCGACCCAAAAGAACTACTTACGGTGATATTTCCCTTATTTTGAGAAGCTGCTTTGTCTTCCCAAAACTCAGTTCTATTTTCAGCCGCAATCCATGCAGTAAGCCCACCATCGACCAAGATCACGTTCTGTACGCCAGCGGATTTCAGCATCCACCAAGCACGAGGCGTAGAGTCCATTCCTCGCTTGCCGTAAACAACGACAAGCGAATAATTATCGATACCGAGGGTCCGAAGATGCTTCTGAAATTCCTTCCTAGTGGGAAGCGTGCGTGGAATATCCGAGGAACTATCAGACATTTCAGCGTCCAAGTCAAAGCGCTGCGCTGTCGGAATTTTGAGCTCAGAGATCCCCAAACATGGTCAAGCTTGCGTCCAAGATCACGACATTTGAACGGTTATCGCATAACTGTTGAAGAGCCTTCACAGTAAGAAGCGATGGAATGTGCGTATTCATCTAGGATTTTTCTCTAGTCGGCAGTG
This window encodes:
- a CDS encoding quinone-dependent dihydroorotate dehydrogenase; this encodes MSDFSSHPLRTKAYALALKGMFTMSPERIHHIITRGMQLVQAISPLRRAVGSILPVNDPILRQEVFGVTFPQPLGLAAGFDKNGEAPDVWAAFGFGYAELGTVTASPQPGNPTPRLFRLPADKAILNRMGFNNLGAAEVAKNLKRRKSDAVIGINIGKTKVVASKDAVNDYRRSALLLGNLADYLVINVSSPNTPGLRDLQAVESLRPIIAAVQESTSVPVLVKIAPDLSDDDIDAVADLAVEMGIAGIVATNTTISRNGLRTPHQDVADMGAGGISGAPVAQRSLEVLERLYARVGTEMVLIGVGGISTPQQAWERIAAGATLLQGYTGMIYGGPDWIRDIHLGIAAQLRAHDLSSIDQAVGSKLPWTLQ
- a CDS encoding YbhB/YbcL family Raf kinase inhibitor-like protein — translated: MCIKASMTYSNNHDRFPGADPYAPLNELPTFSLHSEDFSDGEKFNSIHLGGNDVSPHLEWSTLPEGTKSIAITCFDPDAPTASGFWHWAVFNIPVSQVSIAQGAANDGSLDQLGAISLRGDSGKRGYYGPNPPAGHGPHRYLFAVHAVDVESLDVDPDSSPAVLGFNLYFHSLGRAIRWGWYENS
- a CDS encoding IS3 family transposase, whose protein sequence is MNRSYTNTQKRTALRVYKRTQSVTKTVRELGYPGRWTLYKWLREPKTPPQPRKQAKTLTHYPYEVKLRAVELFHNGWRPADIAQECCLHTHASVYAWAQRYREEGQWGLMSKKERAGHGRIPTKAALEKSLPDNPTQLKQQMATLLVEKAVLEKELEIIKKDVSVIPGQLSNKHKTDVVDALRSTFPLAMLLAASGLAASSFYYHLKKRRMPDKHAAIRSMVHRISSDSHNTYGYRRIWWQLRHLGITISEKVVRRLMREEAITVRFPKRKVKYSSYQGEISPAPPNLVNRCFHATAANTLWLTDISVFAANEGRVYLSVIIDCFDGKVVAAKTSVNPTMELAESTLQAAIDAEGLPPDGSLVIHSDRGVHYRGRSWHSLTAKYGIVRSMSKKKGCSPDNAACEGFFGRMKNEMYYGKRWQTIQELDDAIAAYIEFYNNHRIKVSLNGMSIARYRMAAVA
- a CDS encoding sulfurtransferase — its product is MSDSSSDIPRTLPTRKEFQKHLRTLGIDNYSLVVVYGKRGMDSTPRAWWMLKSAGVQNVILVDGGLTAWIAAENRTEFWEDKAASQNKGNITVSSSFGSNSASMQWLQASGSQLEIPIVDARSTERYHGEVEKPRKGLNRGHILGAINIPVTTLQANGQIVSSDQFLSIFDQHLGCANRPFIAYSGSGVTACVVLFAASLIGRHRMLYDGSWSQWGNTRLRQSGCYQG